Proteins encoded by one window of Paroedura picta isolate Pp20150507F chromosome 11, Ppicta_v3.0, whole genome shotgun sequence:
- the NEUROD6 gene encoding neurogenic differentiation factor 6, producing the protein MLTLPFDESVVMSESQMCRKFSRESEDPKQIKKPESFGKQIAHQGKSIKRLTVEDTEKEEAEDDREEEDENGLPRRRGLRKKKTTKMRMDRVKFRRQEANARERNRMHGLNDALDSLRKVVPCYSKTQKLSKIETLRLAKNYIWALSEILRIGKRPDLLTFVQNLCKGLSQPTTNLVAGCLQLNARSFLMGQTGETAHHARSPYTTFYPPYHSPELNTPPGHGTLDNSKSMKPYNYCSAYESFYESTSPECASPQFEGPLSPPPINYNGIFSLKQEEALDYGKNYNYGMHYCAVPPRGPLGQSSVFRLPTESHFPYDLHLRSQSLTMQDELNAVFHN; encoded by the coding sequence ATGTTAACACTACCATTTGATGAGTCTGTTGTAATGTCAGAGTCCCAGATGTGCCGGAAGTTTTCCAGAGAAAGTGAGGATCCAAAGCAAATCAAGAAGCCAGAAAGCTTTGGAAAGCAGATTGCACACCAAGGGAAAAGCATTAAAAGATTGACAGTGGAAGATACAGAAAAAGAGGAGGCGGAAGATGACCGAGAGGAAGAAGATGAAAATGGTTTACCCAGGAGGAGGGGCCTCCGTAAAAAAAAGACGACCAAGATGAGAATGGATAGGGTCAAATTCAGGCGACAAGAAGCCAACGCAAGAGAACGGAACAGAATGCATGGTCTCAATGATGCACTGGACAGTTTAAGGAAAGTGGTACCTTGTTATTCCAAAACACAAAAGCTATCTAAAATAGAAACTCTGAGACTTGCCAAAAATTATATTTGGGCTCTTTCAGAAATCTTGCGAATTGGCAAGAGGCCTGATCTGCTGACGTTTGTTCAAAACTTGTGCAAAGGTCTCTCCCAACCAACGACAAACTTGGTGGCGGGATGCCTACAGCTGAACGCCCGAAGTTTCTTGATGGGTCAGACGGGGGAAACGGCCCATCATGCCAGATCTCCTTACACCACTTTCTACCCACCCTATCACAGCCCAGAACTGAACACTCCTCCAGGCCATGGAACACTTGATAATTCCAAGTCCATGAAGCCCTACAATTACTGCAGCGCTTATGAGTCCTTCTACGAAAGCACTTCCCCAGAGTGTGCCAGCCCCCAGTTTGAAGGTCCCTTAAGTCCTCCCCCAATTAACTATAATGGGATATTTTCCCTCAAGCAAGAAGAAGCTTTGGACTATGGTAAAAACTACAATTATGGCATGCATTATTGTGCAGTGCCACCCAGGGGTCCCCTTGGGCAGAGTTCCGTATTCAGGCTGCCTACCGAGAGTCACTTCCCTTACGACCTACATCTGCGCAGCCAGTCGCTCACCATGCAAGATGAATTAAATGCAGTTTTTCATAATTAA